The Equus caballus isolate H_3958 breed thoroughbred chromosome 12, TB-T2T, whole genome shotgun sequence genome contains a region encoding:
- the RASGRP2 gene encoding RAS guanyl-releasing protein 2 isoform X2, whose translation MAGTLDLDKGCTVEELLRGCIEAFDDCGKVREPELVRMFLMMHSWYIPSSQLAAKLLHIYQQSRKDNSNSLQVKTCHLVRYWISAFPAEFDLNPELAKQIKELKALLDQEGNRRHSSLIDIDSVPTYQWKRQVTQRNPMGQKKRKMSLLFDHLEPMELAGHLTFLEYRSFCKILFQDYHSFVTHGCTVDNPILERFISLFNSVSQWVQLMILSKPTAPQRAAVITHFVHVAEKLLELQNFNTLMAVVGGLSHSSISRLKETHSHVSPETIKLWERLTELVTATGNYGNYRRRLASCRGFCFPILGVHLKDLVALQLALPDWLDPARTRLNGAKMKQLFNILEKLTMVTSVEPPVQANPDLLSLLTVSLDQYQTEDELYQLSLQREPRSKSSPTSPTSCTPPPRPPVLEEWTSAAKPKLDQALLVEHIEKMVESVFRNFDVDGDGHISQEEFQIIRGNFPYLSAFGDLDQNQDGCISREEMVSYFMRSSSVLGGRMGFVHNFHESSSLRPVACRHCKTLILGIYKQGLKCRACGVNCHKQCKDRLSVECRRRAQSVSLEGSAHSPSPTHTHHRAFSFSLPRPGRRGSRPPEIREEEVQTVEDGVFDIHL comes from the exons ATGGCGGGCACCCTAGACCTGGACAAGGGCTGCACGGTGGAGGAGCTGCTCCGCGGCTGCATCGAAGCCTTCG ATGACTGCGGGAAGGTGCGGGAACCAGAGCTGGTGCGCATGTTCCTCATGATGCATTCCTGGTACATCCCTTCCTCTCAGCTGGCAGCAAAACTGCTCCACAT CTACCAACAATCCCGGAAGGACAACTCCAATTCGCTGCAGGTGAAGACATGCCACCTGGTCAG GTACTGGATCTCAGCATTCCCAGCGGAGTTTGACTTGAACCCGGAGCTCGCCAAGCAGATCAAGGAGCTGAAGGCTCTGTTGGACCAAGAAGGGAACCGCCGGCACAGCAGCCTCATCGACATCGACAGCGT ccccacctacCAGTGGAAGCGGCAGGTGACCCAGCGGAACCCCATGGGACAGAAGAAGCGCAAGATGTCCCTGTTGTTTGACCACCTGGAGCCCATGGAGCTGGCGGGGCATCTTACTTTCTTGGAGTATCGCTCCTTCTGCAAGATCCTG TTCCAGGACTACCACAGTTTTGTGACTCACGGCTGCACGGTGGACAACCCCATCCTGGAGCGATTCATCTCCCTCTTCAACAGTGTCTCGCAGTGGGTGCAGCTCATGATTCTCAGCAAGCCCACAGCCCCGCAGCGGGCCGCGGTCATCACACACTTTGTCCACGTGGCAGAG AAGCTGCTGGAGCTGCAGAACTTCAACACGCTGATGGCAGTGGTCGGGGGCCTGAGCCACAGCTCCATCTCCCGCCTCAAGGAGACCCACAGCCACGTGAGCCCAGAGACCATCAAG CTCTGGGAACGTCTGACAGAACTAGTGACGGCCACTGGAAATTATGGCAACTACCGGCGCCGGCTGGCATCCTGTCGGGGCTTCTGTTTCCCCATCCTGGGTGTGCACCTCAAGGACCTGGTGGCCCTGCAGCTGGCATTGCCTGACTGGCTGGACCCTGCCCGGACCCGACTGAATGGGGCCAAGATGAAGCAACTCTTCAACATCCTGGAGAAGCTGACCATGGTGACCAGCGTCGAGCCCCCAGTGCAGGCCAACCCGGATCTGCTGAGCTTGCTCACG GTGTCTCTGGATCAGTATCAGACGGAGGATGAGCTCTACCAGCTGTCCCTGCAGCGGGAGCCGCGCTCCAAGTCGTCG CCAACCAGCCCCACGAGCTGCACCCCACCTCCCCGGCCCCCCGTGCTGGAGGAGTGGACCTCAGCTGCCAAACCCAAGCTGGATCAGGCGCTTTTGGTGGAGCACATTGAGAAGATGGTAGAG TCCGTGTTCCGGAACTTTGACGTCGATGGGGACGGCCACATCTCACAGGAGGAGTTCCAGATCATCCGTGGGAACTTCCCTTACCTCAGCGCCTTTGGGGACCTCGACCAGAACCA GGACGGCTGTATCAGTAGGGAGGAGATGGTCTCCTACTTCATGCGCTCCAGCTCCGTGCTGGGCGGCCGCATGGGCTTCGTGCACAACTTCCACGAGAGCAGCTCCTTGCGCCCGGTCGCCTGCCGCCACTGCAAGACCCTG atcctgggcatctACAAGCAGGGCCTCAAATGCCGAG CCTGTGGTGTGAACTGCCACAAGCAGTGCAAGGATCGCCTGTCAGTCGAGTGTCGGCGCCGGGCCCAGAGTGTGAGTCTGGAGGGGTCTGCACATTCACcctcacccacacacacccaccaCCGCGCTTTCAGCTTCTCCCTGCCGCGCCCAGGCAGGCGAGGCTCCCGGCCTCCAG AGATCCGCGAGGAGGAGGTGCAGACGGTGGAGGATGGCGTCTTTGACATCCACTTGTAA
- the PYGM gene encoding glycogen phosphorylase, muscle form, with protein MSRPLTDQEKRKQISVRGLAGVENVTELKKNFNRHLHFTLVKDRNVATPRDYYFALAHTVRDHLVGRWIRTQQHYYEKDPKRIYYLSLEFYIGRTLQNTMVNLALENACDEATYQLGLDMEELEEIEEDAGLGNGGLGRLAACFLDSMATLGLAAYGYGIRYEFGIFNQKICGGWQMEEADDWLRYGNPWEKARPEFMLPVHFYGHVEHTSHGVEWVDTQVVLAMPYDTPVPGYRNNFVNTMRLWSAKAPNDFNLKDFNVGGYIQAVLDRNLAENISRVLYPNDNFFEGKELRLKQEYFVVAATLQDIIRRFKSSKFGCRDPVRTNFDAFPDKVAIQLNDTHPSLAIPELMRILVDLERLEWDKAWDVTVRTCAYTNHTVLPEALERWPVHLIETLLPRHLQIIYEINQRFLNRVAAAFPGDVDRLRRMSLVEEGAVKRINMAHLCIAGSHAVNGVARIHSEILKKTIFKDFYELEPHKFQNKTNGITPRRWLVLCNPGLAEVIAERIGEEYISDLDQLRKLLSYVDDEAFIRDVAKVKQENKLKFSAYLEKEYKVHINPNSLFDVQVKRIHEYKRQLLNCLHVITMYNRIKKEPNKFFVPRTVMIGGKAAPGYHMAKMIIKLITAIGDVVNHDPVVGDRLRVIFLENYRVSLAEKVIPAADLSEQISTAGTEASGTGNMKFMLNGALTIGTMDGANVEMAEEAGEENFFIFGMRVEDVDRLDQRGYNAQEYYDRIPELRQIIEQLSSGFFSPKQPDLFKDIVKMLMHHDRFKVFADYEDYIKCQEKVSALYKNPREWTRMVIRNIATSGKFSSDRTIAQYAREIWGVEPTRQRLPAPDEKI; from the exons ATGTCCCGGCCCCTGACAGAccaggagaagagaaagcaaatcaGCGTGCGCGGCTTGGCCGGCGTGGAGAATGTCACTGAGCTGAAGAAGAACTTCAACCGGCACCTCCATTTCACCCTCGTGAAAGACCGCAATGTGGCCACCCCGCGAGACTACTACTTCGCGCTGGCCCACACTGTGCGCGACCACCTGGTGGGCCGCTGGATCCGCACGCAGCAGCACTACTATGAGAAGGACCCCAAG AGGATCTACTACCTGTCTCTGGAGTTCTACATAGGCCGGACGCTACAGAACACCATGGTGAACCTGGCCTTGGAGAACGCCTGTGATGAGGCCACCTACCAG CTGGGCCTGGACATGGAAGAGCTGGAGGAAATCGAGGAAGATGCAGGCCTGGGCAATGGAGGCTTGGGCCGGCTGGCGG CCTGCTTTCTGGACTCCATGGCAACGCTGGGCCTCGCTGCCTATGGCTACGGGATCCGCTATGAGTTTGGGATTTTTAACCAGAAGATCTGCGGGGGCTGGCAG ATGGAGGAGGCCGATGACTGGCTTCGCTATGGCAACCCCTGGGAGAAGGCCCGGCCTGAGTTCATGCTGCCTGTGCACTTCTATGGCCACGTGGAGCACACCAGCCACGGGGTCGAGTGGGTGGACACACAG GTGGTGTTGGCCATGCCCTACGACACGCCCGTGCCTGGCTACCGCAACAACTTCGTCAACACCATGCGCCTGTGGTCTGCCAAGGCCCCCAATGACTTCAACCTCAAGGACT TCAACGTTGGTGGCTACATTCAGGCTGTACTGGACCGCAACCTGGCCGAGAACATCTCTCGTGTCCTGTACCCCAATGACAAC TTCTTTGAAGGCAAGGAGCTACGGCTGAAGCAGGAGTACTTTGTCGTGGCTGCCACGCTCCAGGACATCATCCGCCGCTTCAAGTCCTCCAAGTTCGGCTGTCGAGACCCCGTGCGCACGAACTTCGATGCCTTCCCGGATAAG GTGGCCATCCAGCTCAATGACACTCACCCCTCCTTGGCCATCCCTGAGCTGATGAGGATTCTGGTGGACCTGGAGCGGCTGGAGTGGGACAAG GCATGGGACGTGACAGTGAGGACCTGCGCCTACACCAACCACACGGTGCTGCCCGAGGCCCTGGAGCGCTGGCCGGTGCACCTCATCGAGACGCTGCTGCCCCGACACCTCCAGATCATCTACGAGATCAACCAGCGCTTCCTTAAT CGGGTGGCAGCCGCCTTCCCCGGGGACGTCGACCGGCTGCGGCGCATGTCGCTGGTGGAGGAGGGCGCGGTGAAGCGCATCAACATGGCCCACCTGTGCATCGCCGGGTCGCACGCCGTCAACGGTGTGGCTCGCATCCACTCGGAGATCCTCAAGAAGACCAT CTTCAAGGACTTCTATGAGCTGGAGCCTCACAAGTTCCAGAATAAGACCAACGGCATCACCCCTCGGCGCTGGCTGGTTCTGTGTAACCCCGGGCTGGCAGAGGTCATTGCTGAG CGCATCGGGGAGGAATACATCTCAGACTTGGACCAGCTGCGCAAACTGCTCTCCTACGTGGACGATGAAGCCTTTATCCGGGATGTGGCCAAAGTGAAGCAG GAAAACAAATTAAAGTTCTCTGCGTACCTGGAGAAGGAATACAAAGTCCACATCAACCCCAACTCACTCTTCGACGTCCAGGTGAAGCGGATTCATGAATATAAACGCCAGCTCCTCAACTGCCTCCATGTCATCACCATGTACAATC GCATCAAGAAGGAGCCCAATAAATTTTTCGTGCCTCGGACTGTGATGATCGGAGGGAAG GCCGCGCCTGGGTACCACATGGCCAAGATGATCATCAAACTCATTACAGCCATTGGAGACGTGGTCAACCACGACCCGGTGGTGGGAGACCGCCTGCGTGTGATCTTCCTGGAGAACTACCGAGTCTCGCTGGCTGAGAAAG TGATCCCGGCTGCCGACCTGTCCGAGCAGATCTCCACTGCGGGCACGGAGGCCTCAGGCACTGGCAACATGAAATTCATGCTCAATGGGGCTCTGACCATTGGCACCATGGACGGGGCCAACGTGGAGATGGCAGAGGAGGCGGGAGAggagaatttcttcatcttcGGCATGCGGGTGGAAGACGTGGACAGGCTTGACCAGAGAGG GTACAATGCCCAGGAGTACTACGACCGAATTCCCGAGCTTCGACAGATCATCGAGCAGCTGAGCAGCggcttcttctcccccaaacagCCCGACCTGTTCAAGGACATCGTCAAGATGCTCATGCACCACGACCG GTTTAAAGTCTTTGCAGATTATGAAGACTACATTAAATGCCAGGAGAAAGTCAGTGCCCTGTACAAG AACCCGAGAGAGTGGACGCGGATGGTGATCCGGAACATAGCCACCTCGGGCAAGTTCTCCAGCGACCGCACCATTGCCCAGTATGCCCGGGAGATTTGGGGCGTAGAGCCCACTCGCCAGCGCCTGCCAGCCCCTGATGAGAAGATCTGA
- the RASGRP2 gene encoding RAS guanyl-releasing protein 2 isoform X3: MFLMMHSWYIPSSQLAAKLLHIYQQSRKDNSNSLQVKTCHLVRYWISAFPAEFDLNPELAKQIKELKALLDQEGNRRHSSLIDIDSVPTYQWKRQVTQRNPMGQKKRKMSLLFDHLEPMELAGHLTFLEYRSFCKILFQDYHSFVTHGCTVDNPILERFISLFNSVSQWVQLMILSKPTAPQRAAVITHFVHVAEKLLELQNFNTLMAVVGGLSHSSISRLKETHSHVSPETIKLWERLTELVTATGNYGNYRRRLASCRGFCFPILGVHLKDLVALQLALPDWLDPARTRLNGAKMKQLFNILEKLTMVTSVEPPVQANPDLLSLLTVSLDQYQTEDELYQLSLQREPRSKSSPTSPTSCTPPPRPPVLEEWTSAAKPKLDQALLVEHIEKMVESVFRNFDVDGDGHISQEEFQIIRGNFPYLSAFGDLDQNQDGCISREEMVSYFMRSSSVLGGRMGFVHNFHESSSLRPVACRHCKTLILGIYKQGLKCRACGVNCHKQCKDRLSVECRRRAQSVSLEGSAHSPSPTHTHHRAFSFSLPRPGRRGSRPPEIREEEVQTVEDGVFDIHL, from the exons ATGTTCCTCATGATGCATTCCTGGTACATCCCTTCCTCTCAGCTGGCAGCAAAACTGCTCCACAT CTACCAACAATCCCGGAAGGACAACTCCAATTCGCTGCAGGTGAAGACATGCCACCTGGTCAG GTACTGGATCTCAGCATTCCCAGCGGAGTTTGACTTGAACCCGGAGCTCGCCAAGCAGATCAAGGAGCTGAAGGCTCTGTTGGACCAAGAAGGGAACCGCCGGCACAGCAGCCTCATCGACATCGACAGCGT ccccacctacCAGTGGAAGCGGCAGGTGACCCAGCGGAACCCCATGGGACAGAAGAAGCGCAAGATGTCCCTGTTGTTTGACCACCTGGAGCCCATGGAGCTGGCGGGGCATCTTACTTTCTTGGAGTATCGCTCCTTCTGCAAGATCCTG TTCCAGGACTACCACAGTTTTGTGACTCACGGCTGCACGGTGGACAACCCCATCCTGGAGCGATTCATCTCCCTCTTCAACAGTGTCTCGCAGTGGGTGCAGCTCATGATTCTCAGCAAGCCCACAGCCCCGCAGCGGGCCGCGGTCATCACACACTTTGTCCACGTGGCAGAG AAGCTGCTGGAGCTGCAGAACTTCAACACGCTGATGGCAGTGGTCGGGGGCCTGAGCCACAGCTCCATCTCCCGCCTCAAGGAGACCCACAGCCACGTGAGCCCAGAGACCATCAAG CTCTGGGAACGTCTGACAGAACTAGTGACGGCCACTGGAAATTATGGCAACTACCGGCGCCGGCTGGCATCCTGTCGGGGCTTCTGTTTCCCCATCCTGGGTGTGCACCTCAAGGACCTGGTGGCCCTGCAGCTGGCATTGCCTGACTGGCTGGACCCTGCCCGGACCCGACTGAATGGGGCCAAGATGAAGCAACTCTTCAACATCCTGGAGAAGCTGACCATGGTGACCAGCGTCGAGCCCCCAGTGCAGGCCAACCCGGATCTGCTGAGCTTGCTCACG GTGTCTCTGGATCAGTATCAGACGGAGGATGAGCTCTACCAGCTGTCCCTGCAGCGGGAGCCGCGCTCCAAGTCGTCG CCAACCAGCCCCACGAGCTGCACCCCACCTCCCCGGCCCCCCGTGCTGGAGGAGTGGACCTCAGCTGCCAAACCCAAGCTGGATCAGGCGCTTTTGGTGGAGCACATTGAGAAGATGGTAGAG TCCGTGTTCCGGAACTTTGACGTCGATGGGGACGGCCACATCTCACAGGAGGAGTTCCAGATCATCCGTGGGAACTTCCCTTACCTCAGCGCCTTTGGGGACCTCGACCAGAACCA GGACGGCTGTATCAGTAGGGAGGAGATGGTCTCCTACTTCATGCGCTCCAGCTCCGTGCTGGGCGGCCGCATGGGCTTCGTGCACAACTTCCACGAGAGCAGCTCCTTGCGCCCGGTCGCCTGCCGCCACTGCAAGACCCTG atcctgggcatctACAAGCAGGGCCTCAAATGCCGAG CCTGTGGTGTGAACTGCCACAAGCAGTGCAAGGATCGCCTGTCAGTCGAGTGTCGGCGCCGGGCCCAGAGTGTGAGTCTGGAGGGGTCTGCACATTCACcctcacccacacacacccaccaCCGCGCTTTCAGCTTCTCCCTGCCGCGCCCAGGCAGGCGAGGCTCCCGGCCTCCAG AGATCCGCGAGGAGGAGGTGCAGACGGTGGAGGATGGCGTCTTTGACATCCACTTGTAA
- the RASGRP2 gene encoding RAS guanyl-releasing protein 2 isoform X1: protein MGVCAHPRGCVHVWERVHACRCTVLRVCTRVRCQRHCGRGTPGWPGSSEQQGSAPSPVGGSRSAARPSLPAPAAMAGTLDLDKGCTVEELLRGCIEAFDDCGKVREPELVRMFLMMHSWYIPSSQLAAKLLHIYQQSRKDNSNSLQVKTCHLVRYWISAFPAEFDLNPELAKQIKELKALLDQEGNRRHSSLIDIDSVPTYQWKRQVTQRNPMGQKKRKMSLLFDHLEPMELAGHLTFLEYRSFCKILFQDYHSFVTHGCTVDNPILERFISLFNSVSQWVQLMILSKPTAPQRAAVITHFVHVAEKLLELQNFNTLMAVVGGLSHSSISRLKETHSHVSPETIKLWERLTELVTATGNYGNYRRRLASCRGFCFPILGVHLKDLVALQLALPDWLDPARTRLNGAKMKQLFNILEKLTMVTSVEPPVQANPDLLSLLTVSLDQYQTEDELYQLSLQREPRSKSSPTSPTSCTPPPRPPVLEEWTSAAKPKLDQALLVEHIEKMVESVFRNFDVDGDGHISQEEFQIIRGNFPYLSAFGDLDQNQDGCISREEMVSYFMRSSSVLGGRMGFVHNFHESSSLRPVACRHCKTLILGIYKQGLKCRACGVNCHKQCKDRLSVECRRRAQSVSLEGSAHSPSPTHTHHRAFSFSLPRPGRRGSRPPEIREEEVQTVEDGVFDIHL, encoded by the exons ATGGGCGTGTGTGCGCACCCAcgggggtgtgtgcatgtgtgggagaGGGTACATGCGTGTAGGTGCACTGTCTTgcgtgtgtgcacgcgtgtgcgATGTCAGCGCCACTGTGGCCGCGGAACTCCAGGCTGGCCTGGCTCCAGTGAGCAGCAG GGGTCGGCTCCGAGCCCCGTGGGAGGCTCCCGGAGCGCAGCTCGGCCCAGCCTACCCGCGCCGGCGGCCATGGCGGGCACCCTAGACCTGGACAAGGGCTGCACGGTGGAGGAGCTGCTCCGCGGCTGCATCGAAGCCTTCG ATGACTGCGGGAAGGTGCGGGAACCAGAGCTGGTGCGCATGTTCCTCATGATGCATTCCTGGTACATCCCTTCCTCTCAGCTGGCAGCAAAACTGCTCCACAT CTACCAACAATCCCGGAAGGACAACTCCAATTCGCTGCAGGTGAAGACATGCCACCTGGTCAG GTACTGGATCTCAGCATTCCCAGCGGAGTTTGACTTGAACCCGGAGCTCGCCAAGCAGATCAAGGAGCTGAAGGCTCTGTTGGACCAAGAAGGGAACCGCCGGCACAGCAGCCTCATCGACATCGACAGCGT ccccacctacCAGTGGAAGCGGCAGGTGACCCAGCGGAACCCCATGGGACAGAAGAAGCGCAAGATGTCCCTGTTGTTTGACCACCTGGAGCCCATGGAGCTGGCGGGGCATCTTACTTTCTTGGAGTATCGCTCCTTCTGCAAGATCCTG TTCCAGGACTACCACAGTTTTGTGACTCACGGCTGCACGGTGGACAACCCCATCCTGGAGCGATTCATCTCCCTCTTCAACAGTGTCTCGCAGTGGGTGCAGCTCATGATTCTCAGCAAGCCCACAGCCCCGCAGCGGGCCGCGGTCATCACACACTTTGTCCACGTGGCAGAG AAGCTGCTGGAGCTGCAGAACTTCAACACGCTGATGGCAGTGGTCGGGGGCCTGAGCCACAGCTCCATCTCCCGCCTCAAGGAGACCCACAGCCACGTGAGCCCAGAGACCATCAAG CTCTGGGAACGTCTGACAGAACTAGTGACGGCCACTGGAAATTATGGCAACTACCGGCGCCGGCTGGCATCCTGTCGGGGCTTCTGTTTCCCCATCCTGGGTGTGCACCTCAAGGACCTGGTGGCCCTGCAGCTGGCATTGCCTGACTGGCTGGACCCTGCCCGGACCCGACTGAATGGGGCCAAGATGAAGCAACTCTTCAACATCCTGGAGAAGCTGACCATGGTGACCAGCGTCGAGCCCCCAGTGCAGGCCAACCCGGATCTGCTGAGCTTGCTCACG GTGTCTCTGGATCAGTATCAGACGGAGGATGAGCTCTACCAGCTGTCCCTGCAGCGGGAGCCGCGCTCCAAGTCGTCG CCAACCAGCCCCACGAGCTGCACCCCACCTCCCCGGCCCCCCGTGCTGGAGGAGTGGACCTCAGCTGCCAAACCCAAGCTGGATCAGGCGCTTTTGGTGGAGCACATTGAGAAGATGGTAGAG TCCGTGTTCCGGAACTTTGACGTCGATGGGGACGGCCACATCTCACAGGAGGAGTTCCAGATCATCCGTGGGAACTTCCCTTACCTCAGCGCCTTTGGGGACCTCGACCAGAACCA GGACGGCTGTATCAGTAGGGAGGAGATGGTCTCCTACTTCATGCGCTCCAGCTCCGTGCTGGGCGGCCGCATGGGCTTCGTGCACAACTTCCACGAGAGCAGCTCCTTGCGCCCGGTCGCCTGCCGCCACTGCAAGACCCTG atcctgggcatctACAAGCAGGGCCTCAAATGCCGAG CCTGTGGTGTGAACTGCCACAAGCAGTGCAAGGATCGCCTGTCAGTCGAGTGTCGGCGCCGGGCCCAGAGTGTGAGTCTGGAGGGGTCTGCACATTCACcctcacccacacacacccaccaCCGCGCTTTCAGCTTCTCCCTGCCGCGCCCAGGCAGGCGAGGCTCCCGGCCTCCAG AGATCCGCGAGGAGGAGGTGCAGACGGTGGAGGATGGCGTCTTTGACATCCACTTGTAA
- the RASGRP2 gene encoding RAS guanyl-releasing protein 2 isoform X4 — translation MGQKKRKMSLLFDHLEPMELAGHLTFLEYRSFCKILFQDYHSFVTHGCTVDNPILERFISLFNSVSQWVQLMILSKPTAPQRAAVITHFVHVAEKLLELQNFNTLMAVVGGLSHSSISRLKETHSHVSPETIKLWERLTELVTATGNYGNYRRRLASCRGFCFPILGVHLKDLVALQLALPDWLDPARTRLNGAKMKQLFNILEKLTMVTSVEPPVQANPDLLSLLTVSLDQYQTEDELYQLSLQREPRSKSSPTSPTSCTPPPRPPVLEEWTSAAKPKLDQALLVEHIEKMVESVFRNFDVDGDGHISQEEFQIIRGNFPYLSAFGDLDQNQDGCISREEMVSYFMRSSSVLGGRMGFVHNFHESSSLRPVACRHCKTLILGIYKQGLKCRACGVNCHKQCKDRLSVECRRRAQSVSLEGSAHSPSPTHTHHRAFSFSLPRPGRRGSRPPEIREEEVQTVEDGVFDIHL, via the exons ATGGGACAGAAGAAGCGCAAGATGTCCCTGTTGTTTGACCACCTGGAGCCCATGGAGCTGGCGGGGCATCTTACTTTCTTGGAGTATCGCTCCTTCTGCAAGATCCTG TTCCAGGACTACCACAGTTTTGTGACTCACGGCTGCACGGTGGACAACCCCATCCTGGAGCGATTCATCTCCCTCTTCAACAGTGTCTCGCAGTGGGTGCAGCTCATGATTCTCAGCAAGCCCACAGCCCCGCAGCGGGCCGCGGTCATCACACACTTTGTCCACGTGGCAGAG AAGCTGCTGGAGCTGCAGAACTTCAACACGCTGATGGCAGTGGTCGGGGGCCTGAGCCACAGCTCCATCTCCCGCCTCAAGGAGACCCACAGCCACGTGAGCCCAGAGACCATCAAG CTCTGGGAACGTCTGACAGAACTAGTGACGGCCACTGGAAATTATGGCAACTACCGGCGCCGGCTGGCATCCTGTCGGGGCTTCTGTTTCCCCATCCTGGGTGTGCACCTCAAGGACCTGGTGGCCCTGCAGCTGGCATTGCCTGACTGGCTGGACCCTGCCCGGACCCGACTGAATGGGGCCAAGATGAAGCAACTCTTCAACATCCTGGAGAAGCTGACCATGGTGACCAGCGTCGAGCCCCCAGTGCAGGCCAACCCGGATCTGCTGAGCTTGCTCACG GTGTCTCTGGATCAGTATCAGACGGAGGATGAGCTCTACCAGCTGTCCCTGCAGCGGGAGCCGCGCTCCAAGTCGTCG CCAACCAGCCCCACGAGCTGCACCCCACCTCCCCGGCCCCCCGTGCTGGAGGAGTGGACCTCAGCTGCCAAACCCAAGCTGGATCAGGCGCTTTTGGTGGAGCACATTGAGAAGATGGTAGAG TCCGTGTTCCGGAACTTTGACGTCGATGGGGACGGCCACATCTCACAGGAGGAGTTCCAGATCATCCGTGGGAACTTCCCTTACCTCAGCGCCTTTGGGGACCTCGACCAGAACCA GGACGGCTGTATCAGTAGGGAGGAGATGGTCTCCTACTTCATGCGCTCCAGCTCCGTGCTGGGCGGCCGCATGGGCTTCGTGCACAACTTCCACGAGAGCAGCTCCTTGCGCCCGGTCGCCTGCCGCCACTGCAAGACCCTG atcctgggcatctACAAGCAGGGCCTCAAATGCCGAG CCTGTGGTGTGAACTGCCACAAGCAGTGCAAGGATCGCCTGTCAGTCGAGTGTCGGCGCCGGGCCCAGAGTGTGAGTCTGGAGGGGTCTGCACATTCACcctcacccacacacacccaccaCCGCGCTTTCAGCTTCTCCCTGCCGCGCCCAGGCAGGCGAGGCTCCCGGCCTCCAG AGATCCGCGAGGAGGAGGTGCAGACGGTGGAGGATGGCGTCTTTGACATCCACTTGTAA